A genomic stretch from Enterobacter dykesii includes:
- a CDS encoding universal stress protein yields MYKNILVPVDVYETSLADKALQHAQFLAQSASGDIHLLHVMPKFSAELTRGFISDARKMDEYMINNSKEKLSDLVKKLNLPEERVHLHVRSGNVRDEVIKLADELTVGAIIVGSRNPNIQTHLLGSEAASIVRYAHVPVFVIR; encoded by the coding sequence ATGTATAAAAATATTCTCGTTCCGGTGGATGTCTACGAGACAAGCCTGGCGGATAAAGCGTTGCAGCATGCACAGTTTCTGGCGCAAAGCGCATCGGGTGACATTCATCTGCTGCACGTCATGCCCAAATTTTCAGCCGAACTGACGCGTGGTTTTATTTCCGATGCGCGCAAAATGGATGAATATATGATTAATAATTCGAAAGAAAAGCTGTCTGACCTGGTCAAAAAATTGAATCTGCCAGAAGAACGGGTTCATCTCCACGTCCGTAGCGGAAATGTTCGTGATGAGGTTATTAAGCTGGCGGATGAACTTACCGTCGGCGCGATTATCGTCGGCTCCCGCAATCCCAATATTCAAACCCATTTGTTAGGTTCAGAGGCGGCAAGTATTGTTCGTTACGCACATGTTCCTGTTTTCGTTATTCGTTAA
- a CDS encoding AAA family ATPase gives MSALSLCIECWRNITDQTYDFSLQYRYRFNQEKSVIEVSPRDDAVPVNFFGVNAEVVCLTGINGSGKTAVMGMLNLTGMKLERGQRVDTGEQAMRQAFTYIFKHSACLYVIQVKQGVIINLWKARCNDVVGSMALHCESISSTPIANTWYYASNNVQLSVAFSKISRHDLSIAQRRRYNSYAAPYEIYHAYQAMDYFELRESIAPRFYTWRVQASWYQHFQGVDVKIKQVNQRFSKNVYLASLVVLKLFWLMVSYAEENTGFWKEANVSLQLLDIIPERMELLEDIVQLNSNAKILELLEKFDPLCQSLFLIDTYTLVKFLSYIQKGRSSQKGTVRYEFGPSENYEIPFNHVLPVLLKIMMLMREKVPECRFTIDPPFSTGEWKLVDLYATLQRKAEDARLKSKNIQLLLDEPDSDLHPKRQARLIKTVLDILSAYPDVYFQLIISSHNPIVISDLPRASVIPVAPGHEELGKTFGSNIHDLYKHRFFVEQSVGEFASKKIRDALKNPDIDETTLRFLISEVGEPVVTYALQRKLDKPALLERREIEYFISQLTDEQRAMVRGKLSEK, from the coding sequence ATGAGTGCACTTTCTCTCTGTATTGAATGCTGGCGCAATATTACCGACCAGACCTATGACTTTTCCTTACAGTATCGATATCGCTTTAATCAGGAAAAATCCGTTATAGAAGTTTCTCCCCGGGATGACGCTGTTCCGGTCAATTTTTTTGGCGTCAATGCTGAAGTGGTCTGCCTGACTGGAATAAATGGCAGCGGTAAAACTGCTGTCATGGGCATGCTAAATCTAACAGGGATGAAATTAGAGCGGGGGCAGCGTGTAGATACTGGCGAGCAGGCAATGCGACAGGCTTTCACCTATATTTTTAAACATTCAGCGTGTCTGTATGTGATACAGGTAAAACAGGGTGTGATTATCAATTTATGGAAAGCGCGTTGCAATGACGTCGTTGGCTCAATGGCGCTCCACTGTGAATCTATATCATCAACACCTATCGCTAACACCTGGTATTACGCATCAAATAACGTTCAGTTGAGCGTTGCGTTCAGTAAAATTTCCCGCCACGATTTATCGATTGCGCAACGCCGTCGATATAATAGCTATGCAGCTCCCTATGAAATTTATCATGCCTACCAGGCAATGGATTATTTTGAACTAAGGGAGAGTATCGCTCCACGCTTTTATACCTGGCGTGTTCAGGCTTCCTGGTATCAACATTTTCAGGGAGTAGATGTAAAAATAAAACAAGTCAATCAGCGCTTCTCGAAGAACGTTTATTTGGCTTCGCTTGTTGTATTGAAGCTTTTTTGGTTGATGGTGAGTTATGCCGAAGAAAACACAGGTTTCTGGAAAGAGGCTAATGTATCATTACAGCTACTGGATATCATTCCTGAGCGTATGGAACTGCTTGAAGATATTGTTCAACTTAATTCAAATGCGAAAATACTTGAGTTGCTGGAGAAATTTGATCCATTGTGTCAATCTCTCTTTTTAATCGACACTTATACATTGGTGAAATTTTTATCATATATTCAAAAAGGCCGTAGTAGTCAAAAAGGTACCGTGCGGTACGAGTTTGGTCCTTCCGAAAATTATGAGATACCTTTTAACCATGTTCTTCCTGTTTTGCTGAAAATAATGATGCTGATGAGGGAGAAGGTCCCCGAATGTCGGTTTACGATTGATCCGCCCTTCAGCACCGGAGAATGGAAGCTCGTTGATCTTTATGCTACGCTACAACGTAAAGCTGAGGACGCCCGACTAAAATCTAAAAACATTCAGCTACTGCTTGATGAACCAGATTCTGATTTACATCCTAAACGACAGGCACGTTTAATTAAAACGGTGCTTGATATACTGTCTGCCTATCCAGACGTTTATTTTCAGCTCATCATCTCCAGCCACAACCCGATAGTGATTTCAGATTTGCCCCGGGCAAGTGTCATACCCGTTGCGCCAGGCCATGAAGAGCTGGGTAAAACATTTGGAAGTAATATTCATGATTTGTATAAACATCGCTTTTTTGTGGAGCAATCCGTTGGAGAGTTTGCCAGCAAAAAAATACGAGATGCGCTGAAGAATCCGGATATAGATGAAACAACATTACGCTTTTTGATATCTGAAGTCGGAGAGCCTGTTGTGACGTACGCGCTTCAACGCAAACTGGACAAACCCGCTCTGCTGGAGAGACGTGAAATTGAATACTTTATCTCACAGTTGACGGATGAACAGCGTGCTATGGTCAGAGGAAAACTTAGTGAGAAATGA
- the ldtA gene encoding L,D-transpeptidase, giving the protein MIRLTWFVLTLCAAVPGAFAVTYTLPPEGSRLVGTPIVITVPEGNTLPLEAFAAQYGQGLSNLLEANPGVDPFLPKPGTRLVIPQQLILPDTVREGIIVNAAEMRLYYYPPGGNTVEVLPIGIGQAGRETPRNWVTAVERKQEGPTWSPTPNTRRAYAAEGKTLPAFVPAGPDNPMGLYAIYIGRLYAIHGTNSNFGIGLRVSQGCIRLRNNDIKYLFDNVPVGTRVQLIDRPVKMTTEPDGSRWVEVHEPLSRNRAEFESTRKVPLPISAAQRTQLINEGAGAELERRSGMPVKIGM; this is encoded by the coding sequence ATGATTCGACTGACCTGGTTCGTCCTTACGCTGTGTGCCGCTGTTCCCGGCGCGTTTGCCGTAACCTATACACTCCCGCCGGAAGGCAGTCGTCTGGTGGGAACCCCGATTGTCATCACCGTTCCCGAAGGCAATACGCTGCCTCTGGAAGCCTTTGCCGCGCAGTATGGGCAGGGGCTGAGCAACCTGCTGGAAGCGAATCCGGGCGTGGATCCTTTTTTACCCAAACCCGGCACCCGGCTGGTTATACCCCAGCAGCTGATTTTGCCTGACACCGTCCGCGAGGGCATTATCGTGAATGCGGCGGAAATGCGCCTCTACTACTACCCGCCTGGCGGCAATACCGTTGAAGTGCTGCCCATCGGCATCGGTCAGGCCGGGCGTGAAACCCCGCGTAACTGGGTGACGGCCGTTGAGCGTAAGCAGGAGGGGCCAACCTGGTCTCCGACGCCGAATACGCGCCGTGCCTATGCGGCGGAAGGGAAAACGCTGCCGGCATTCGTGCCCGCCGGGCCGGATAACCCGATGGGCCTGTATGCGATTTATATCGGAAGGCTGTATGCCATTCACGGCACCAACTCGAATTTCGGCATCGGGCTGCGGGTGAGCCAGGGCTGTATCCGTCTGCGCAATAACGACATCAAGTATCTTTTCGATAACGTTCCCGTAGGTACCCGCGTGCAGCTTATCGATCGGCCTGTAAAGATGACCACGGAGCCGGACGGCAGCCGATGGGTGGAAGTTCACGAGCCATTATCACGTAACCGTGCGGAGTTTGAATCAACCCGCAAGGTGCCGCTGCCCATCTCCGCCGCGCAGCGGACGCAGCTGATAAACGAGGGGGCAGGAGCCGAACTGGAACGGCGGTCGGGGATGCCGGTTAAGATTGGCATGTGA
- a CDS encoding cation-transporting P-type ATPase encodes MKTGKPERPYYQQTVDETLSNIHSTLEGLSGTEASARLQQHGENALPQKKGKPAWLRFLAHFNDVLIYVLLVAALLKLFMGHWVDMFVILGVAIINALIGHIQESNAEKSLQSIRNMLSSEAVVVRQGNHETIPTTALVPGDIVVIRAGDRIPADLRVIEAHNLRVEEAILTGESTVVEKNSDALSGELPLGDRYNLLYSGTTVSSGGGKGVVVATGGETELGHINQMMSDIEKHRTPLMVQMDKLGKTIFITILVMMVALFVFSLLFRDMPVSELVLSLISLAVAAVPEGLPAIISIILSLGVQAMARRKAIIRKLPTVETLGAMTVICSDKTGTLTMNEMTVKAVITADTTYRVEGDSYEPVGNIHPVDDPTPVSVTQGSLLERYLRTIDLCNDSQLIKDEQGLWKITGGPTEGALKVLAAKIPLPPLDTEMRSKIPFDSQYKYMSTLYRLGDEEAILITGAPDVLFRLCQYQQTNDGLQPFDQPYWEGKIEEYAREGLRMVAAAWKPAREGQRELDHPDLHDGVILLGIAGMMDPPRPEAITAIADCLQAGIRVKMITGDHPQTAMSIGQMLGIGNAASAITGRELEAMDDRQLSDAAQQYDIFARTSPEDKFRLVQALQSKQEVVGMTGDGVNDAPALKRADVGIAMGIKGTEVTKEAADMVLTDDNFATIASAVHEGRRVYDNLKKTILFVIPSNIAQALLIIIALLAGNLIPLTPVLILWMNMATSATLSFGLAFEAGEKDIMNRPPRKANLHVMDGYAIWRVVFVGLMIAISAFVLEAWLQPRGYSAEFIRTVLLQTLVTAQWFYMLNCRVNDGFSLSKGLLANKGIWIVSGVLLALQLLIIYAPFMQMLFGTEALPFRYWVITFLIGFVMFLIVEAEKVLTRRWRKTEA; translated from the coding sequence ATGAAAACAGGAAAACCTGAACGTCCGTACTATCAACAAACCGTTGACGAAACCCTGTCGAATATCCACTCCACCCTGGAAGGCCTTAGCGGCACTGAGGCATCAGCCCGACTTCAGCAGCACGGTGAGAATGCGTTACCGCAAAAAAAGGGTAAACCCGCCTGGCTGCGCTTCCTGGCGCATTTTAACGACGTATTGATTTACGTTCTGCTGGTGGCCGCGTTGCTTAAGCTCTTTATGGGCCACTGGGTAGACATGTTTGTGATCCTTGGTGTTGCCATCATTAACGCGCTGATTGGCCATATTCAGGAGAGCAATGCTGAAAAATCGTTGCAGAGTATTCGCAATATGCTCTCCAGCGAAGCCGTGGTGGTACGACAGGGGAATCATGAAACGATCCCCACTACGGCGCTGGTCCCGGGAGATATCGTGGTGATCCGCGCCGGGGATCGTATCCCTGCGGACCTGCGCGTGATTGAAGCGCATAACCTTCGCGTGGAGGAGGCCATCCTGACCGGCGAATCCACCGTTGTTGAGAAAAACAGCGATGCGTTAAGCGGGGAACTGCCTTTAGGTGACCGGTATAATCTGCTCTACTCAGGCACCACCGTCAGCTCCGGCGGCGGTAAAGGCGTGGTGGTGGCTACCGGGGGCGAGACCGAGCTGGGCCACATCAATCAGATGATGTCCGACATTGAAAAGCACCGCACGCCGCTGATGGTGCAGATGGATAAGCTCGGTAAGACCATCTTCATCACTATCCTGGTGATGATGGTGGCGCTGTTTGTCTTTAGCCTCCTGTTCCGGGATATGCCGGTTTCTGAACTGGTACTGTCGCTTATTAGCCTCGCCGTTGCCGCCGTACCGGAAGGCCTGCCGGCCATCATCTCCATCATCCTTTCGCTTGGCGTACAGGCCATGGCGCGTCGCAAGGCCATCATTCGCAAGCTGCCTACGGTGGAAACGCTGGGCGCGATGACGGTCATCTGCTCGGATAAAACCGGCACCCTGACGATGAATGAAATGACGGTCAAAGCGGTGATTACCGCTGACACGACCTATCGCGTGGAGGGCGACAGCTACGAACCGGTGGGGAATATTCACCCCGTAGATGACCCGACGCCCGTCAGCGTGACGCAGGGTTCCCTGCTGGAACGCTATCTTCGCACCATCGATCTCTGTAATGACAGCCAGCTGATCAAAGACGAGCAGGGGCTGTGGAAAATCACCGGGGGCCCAACCGAGGGCGCGCTGAAGGTGCTGGCGGCGAAAATTCCGCTCCCACCGCTCGATACCGAAATGCGCAGCAAAATCCCGTTTGATTCGCAGTATAAATACATGTCCACGCTATACCGGCTGGGCGATGAAGAGGCGATTTTAATCACCGGCGCGCCGGACGTTCTGTTCCGCCTCTGCCAGTACCAGCAGACGAATGACGGGCTGCAGCCGTTCGATCAGCCCTATTGGGAAGGGAAGATTGAAGAGTATGCCCGGGAAGGTCTGCGCATGGTGGCCGCGGCCTGGAAACCTGCCCGCGAGGGACAGCGCGAGCTGGATCACCCGGACCTGCATGACGGCGTGATCCTGCTGGGCATTGCCGGAATGATGGATCCACCGCGTCCGGAGGCCATTACCGCCATTGCCGACTGTCTGCAGGCCGGGATCCGCGTGAAAATGATCACCGGCGACCACCCGCAAACGGCAATGAGCATTGGGCAAATGTTGGGGATTGGTAACGCCGCAAGCGCTATCACCGGACGTGAGCTGGAGGCGATGGACGACCGTCAGCTGAGCGATGCCGCGCAGCAGTACGATATTTTCGCCCGAACCAGCCCGGAGGATAAATTCCGCCTCGTGCAGGCCCTGCAAAGTAAGCAGGAAGTCGTGGGCATGACCGGGGATGGCGTAAATGATGCCCCGGCGCTCAAGCGGGCGGATGTGGGTATCGCCATGGGAATTAAGGGGACGGAAGTGACCAAGGAAGCCGCCGACATGGTGTTAACGGATGACAACTTTGCCACCATTGCCAGCGCGGTGCACGAGGGACGCCGGGTTTACGACAACCTGAAAAAGACCATTCTGTTCGTTATCCCCAGTAACATCGCGCAGGCTCTGCTGATCATCATCGCGCTGCTGGCGGGGAACCTGATCCCGCTGACGCCGGTCCTGATCCTGTGGATGAACATGGCGACGTCGGCGACCCTGTCGTTTGGACTGGCATTTGAAGCGGGTGAGAAGGACATCATGAACCGGCCACCGCGCAAGGCGAATCTCCATGTGATGGACGGCTATGCCATCTGGCGCGTGGTGTTTGTCGGTCTGATGATTGCCATTAGCGCCTTCGTGCTGGAAGCCTGGCTACAGCCGCGCGGCTACTCGGCGGAGTTTATCCGCACCGTGCTGCTGCAAACCCTGGTGACCGCGCAGTGGTTCTACATGCTCAACTGCCGCGTTAATGATGGCTTCTCGCTGAGCAAAGGCCTGCTGGCGAACAAAGGGATTTGGATCGTGAGCGGCGTACTGCTGGCGCTACAGCTTCTTATCATCTACGCACCGTTCATGCAGATGCTGTTTGGCACCGAAGCGCTGCCGTTCCGCTACTGGGTCATCACCTTCCTGATTGGTTTTGTGATGTTCCTTATTGTCGAGGCGGAGAAAGTGCTGACCCGCAGGTGGCGCAAAACCGAGGCGTGA